In one Trichosurus vulpecula isolate mTriVul1 chromosome 8, mTriVul1.pri, whole genome shotgun sequence genomic region, the following are encoded:
- the LOC118828270 gene encoding 40S ribosomal protein S12-like: MAEEGIAAGGVMNVNTALQEVLKTALIHDGLARGIREAAKALDKCQAYLCVLASNCDEPMYVKLVEALCVEHQINLIKVDDNKKLGEWVGLGKIDREGKPRKVVGCSCIVVKDYGKESQAKDVIEEYFKCKK, translated from the coding sequence ATGGCTGAGGAAGGCATTGCTGCTGGAGGTGTGATGAATGTTAACACTGCTCTACAAGAAGTGCTGAAGACCGCACTCATCCATGATGGCCTAGCTCGTGGAATTCGTGAAGCTGCCAAAGCCTTGGACAAATGCCAAGCCTATCTTTGTGTTCTTGCTTCCAACTGTGATGAACCTATGTATGTAAAGTTGGTTGAAGCCCTGTGTGTGGAGCATCAGATCAACTTGATCAAGGTTGATGACAACAAGAAGCTGGGCGAATGGGTAGGCCTTGGTAAAATTGACAGAGAGGGAAAGCCCCGTAAAGTGGTTGGCTGCAGCTGCATTGTTGTTAAGGACTATGGCAAGGAATCTCAGGCCAAAGATGTCAtcgaagaatattttaaatgcaagaagtga